One part of the Haliaeetus albicilla chromosome 9, bHalAlb1.1, whole genome shotgun sequence genome encodes these proteins:
- the GPR160 gene encoding probable G-protein coupled receptor 160: MPCDTDFAGCHHWRMAAILCENCSGQYHYTQVNQPLEISCTLLLIMLGKVFLDFFMLQVKQKNVKVSFMGYFCVSLALLDFTLLMSISFIFYFEDFALWGLRFTKYHICLFTQIISLTYGILHYPVYLVAGLDYYMTIAQTSQFPRRGQRLLYVFAVAVTWISGFFCILKVPATYEELEIQNRFSAYQCPLYASMQSYSISCAMVLLMGTALLACQKELIAMLLSVRVVSFANQPVLMFSYVSNNNGTSFKWQLLTRLLLCFLGTWAPFVLLQIIILFLGARIPAYMEMNVPWLYFINSFLIAVAYWCRCHDVELTEEMWSTDPFVSWKFCFMPFNNENTEPADKPGTVIVIC, encoded by the coding sequence ATGCCCTGTGATACTGATTTTGCTGGTTGTCACCATTGGAGGATGGCTGCCATACTCTGTGAAAACTGTTCTGGTCAGTACCACTACACCCAGGTCAACCAACCTCTTGAAATCAGCTGCACGTTGCTCCTGATTATGCTCGGAAAAGTGTTCCTTGATTTCTTCATGTTGCAAGTTAAGCAAAAAAACGTGAAAGTTAGTTTTATGGGATACTTCTGTGTTTCGCTGGCACTTCTTGATTTCACACTGCTGATGAGTATATccttcattttctattttgagGACTTTGCACTCTGGGGTCTGCGATTTACAAAGTACCACATTTGCCTGTTCACGCAGATTATTTCTCTTACCTACGGTATTTTGCATTACCCGGTGTATCTTGTGGCTGGTCTGGATTATTACATGACTATAGCACAAACCTCTCAATTTCCTAGGAGAGGTCAAAGATTACTTTATGTATTTGCTGTGGCTGTTACATggatttcagggtttttttgtattctgAAAGTTCCCGCTACCTATGAAGAACTAGAAATTCAGAACCGTTTTTCTGCTTATCAGTGTCCTCTCTACGCCAGCATGCAGAGCTACTCTATCTCGTGTGCCATGGTGCTGCTCATGGGCACAGCTCTCCTGGCTTGTCAGAAGGAGCTTATAGCCATGCTGCTGTCTGTCAGGGTGGTTTCCTTTGCCAATCAGCCTGTTCTGATGTTCTCCTATGTGTCTAACAACAACGGCACTAGCTTTAAGTGGCAGCTCCTGACCAGACTCCTCCTCTGTTTTCTTGGCACTTGGGCACCTTTTGTTCTTCTTCAAATTatcattttgtttcttggtGCTCGGATTCCAGCCTACATGGAGATGAACGTCCCCTGGCTGTACTTCATCAACAGCTTTCTCATTGCAGTAGCATACTGGTGTCGATGCCACGATGTTGAATTGACAGAGGAGATGTGGTCTACAGATCCATTTGTCAGCTGGAAATTCTGCTTTATGCCATTTAACAATGAAAACACAGAGCCAGCTGATAAACCAGGCACAGTAATTGTAATCTGTTAA